One segment of Natronosalvus halobius DNA contains the following:
- a CDS encoding class I SAM-dependent methyltransferase codes for MTEEHDGKRKTAATFDAASDHYLDSDVHRHGADLERLTSWCADATRALDVATGAGHTAGAVADRGVPTVVATDAAPSMVETAVDAFGGLEGAIVDAERLPFARDAFDAVTCRIAAHHFPNPTAFVREVSRVLEPGGVLALEDNVAPADPSLGEFINRVERLRDPTHVESYTIERWHEWLREAGFALEETVRLHKPLQFESWADGQSCTGEERKRVERTLREASDEAVETFDIRVEDGRVVSFAPLKALVRARHLE; via the coding sequence GTGACCGAGGAACACGATGGAAAACGGAAGACAGCCGCCACCTTCGATGCGGCGAGCGACCACTACCTCGACAGCGACGTCCACCGCCACGGCGCCGACCTCGAGCGACTGACGTCGTGGTGTGCGGATGCAACGCGTGCCCTGGATGTCGCGACGGGCGCGGGTCACACCGCTGGTGCCGTCGCCGATCGAGGCGTTCCGACCGTCGTCGCGACCGACGCCGCGCCGTCCATGGTCGAGACCGCCGTCGACGCTTTCGGCGGCCTCGAGGGGGCCATCGTCGACGCCGAGCGCCTTCCGTTCGCCCGCGACGCGTTCGACGCCGTCACCTGTCGGATCGCCGCCCACCACTTCCCGAACCCGACGGCGTTCGTGAGGGAGGTGTCCCGCGTGCTCGAGCCCGGTGGCGTGCTCGCACTCGAGGATAACGTAGCGCCTGCGGACCCGTCGCTGGGCGAGTTCATCAACCGCGTCGAACGGCTCCGTGATCCGACCCACGTCGAGTCCTATACGATCGAGCGGTGGCACGAGTGGCTCCGAGAAGCGGGATTCGCGCTCGAGGAGACGGTCCGATTGCACAAGCCACTCCAGTTCGAATCCTGGGCCGACGGCCAGTCCTGTACCGGCGAGGAGCGAAAACGGGTCGAACGAACGCTACGGGAGGCCTCCGACGAGGCGGTCGAGACGTTCGACATTCGGGTCGAAGATGGTCGCGTCGTCTCGTTCGCCCCGCTCAAAGCGCTGGTCCGAGCGCGACACCTCGAGTGA
- the argF gene encoding ornithine carbamoyltransferase: MTDDSGRPAHASRSAAGNEGDVRHLLDVDDLSREELFTVLDRAADYKLAQTRGEGHADLPGQTLGMLFQKPSTRTRVSFETGMTHLGGHAIFLGADDIQLGRGEPLKDTARTLSRYVDAVMARVFKHENIRVMAEYADVPIVNGLTDDAHPCQTLADLLTIRERFADLDSVSATWIGDGNNVAQSFVLGCALAGIDLTVATPEEHGIDEAVLERAAELGTAPTVTHDPVEAVTDANVVYTDVWVSMGQEDEREIRLRTFEGFQVNQELLEHAPEAAVMHCLPAHRGEEITDAVIESERSIVFDQAENRLHAQKAVLSWLLE; this comes from the coding sequence ATGACGGACGACTCGGGTCGTCCCGCCCACGCGAGTCGCTCGGCGGCCGGAAACGAGGGTGACGTGCGCCACCTGCTCGACGTCGACGACCTCTCTCGCGAGGAGCTGTTTACCGTCCTGGACCGGGCGGCCGACTACAAACTCGCCCAGACGCGCGGCGAGGGCCACGCCGACTTGCCGGGGCAAACGCTGGGCATGCTCTTCCAGAAGCCCAGCACCCGGACGCGTGTCTCCTTCGAAACGGGGATGACTCACCTCGGGGGGCACGCCATCTTCCTCGGGGCCGACGACATCCAGCTAGGTCGGGGCGAACCGCTCAAAGACACGGCGAGGACCCTCTCGCGGTACGTCGACGCAGTGATGGCCCGAGTGTTCAAACACGAGAACATTCGGGTAATGGCTGAGTACGCGGACGTACCGATCGTCAACGGGCTAACCGACGACGCCCACCCGTGTCAGACGCTGGCGGACCTCCTGACGATCCGGGAGCGCTTCGCCGACCTCGATTCCGTCTCGGCGACCTGGATCGGTGACGGCAACAACGTCGCCCAGTCGTTCGTCCTCGGCTGTGCACTCGCCGGAATCGACCTCACGGTAGCGACGCCCGAAGAACACGGCATCGACGAGGCCGTCCTCGAGCGGGCGGCCGAACTTGGAACGGCGCCAACGGTGACGCACGACCCCGTCGAAGCGGTGACGGACGCGAACGTCGTCTACACCGACGTCTGGGTCAGCATGGGTCAGGAGGACGAACGCGAGATCCGCCTCCGGACGTTCGAGGGGTTCCAGGTCAACCAGGAACTGCTCGAGCACGCGCCCGAAGCAGCCGTGATGCACTGTCTGCCGGCCCACCGTGGCGAGGAGATCACCGACGCTGTCATCGAAAGCGAGCGCTCTATCGTGTTCGATCAGGCGGAAAATCGGCTCCACGCCCAGAAGGCGGTGTTGAGCTGGTTGCTCGAGTAG
- a CDS encoding methyltransferase domain-containing protein, with protein MGSPDGGDESGTDERDTNADVNASDAGEPVAEAEAEPTDRPPVLLVHEDREHLVQPGEEFGSDLGVLEVPTDVEPGQVLETHLGTEFRVRKLRGPDLFHHFERTGAPMVPRDVGLVLGETGVRVGDRVLDTGTGTGVLAASMARAGANVVSYERDPEFADVARENMALGGVSSDVEVRTGDLRDDLETLAAGPGFDVITLDTGDAPAIVEYAPDLLVEGGFVAVYSPFVETARETSEAARGAGLSSVVTRETIQREMTFDDRGSRPSTAPVGHTGYLLVARLE; from the coding sequence ATGGGATCACCTGACGGCGGAGACGAGAGTGGAACTGACGAGCGAGACACGAACGCAGACGTGAACGCGAGCGACGCGGGCGAACCGGTAGCCGAAGCCGAAGCGGAACCCACCGACCGACCGCCAGTCCTGCTCGTCCACGAGGACCGCGAACACCTCGTCCAGCCCGGCGAGGAGTTCGGCTCCGACCTCGGCGTCCTCGAGGTCCCCACCGACGTCGAACCGGGGCAGGTCCTCGAGACCCACCTCGGCACCGAGTTTCGCGTCCGAAAGCTCCGCGGCCCCGACCTCTTTCATCACTTCGAGCGCACCGGCGCCCCGATGGTGCCCCGCGACGTTGGTCTCGTGCTCGGTGAGACCGGGGTCCGCGTCGGCGACCGCGTGCTCGACACCGGTACCGGTACCGGCGTCCTCGCGGCCTCGATGGCCCGCGCTGGGGCGAACGTGGTGAGCTACGAACGCGATCCCGAGTTCGCCGACGTCGCGCGGGAGAACATGGCCCTCGGCGGCGTCTCGAGCGACGTCGAGGTCCGGACGGGCGACCTTCGAGACGACCTCGAGACCCTCGCCGCGGGCCCCGGCTTCGACGTGATCACGCTCGATACCGGCGACGCGCCGGCCATCGTCGAGTACGCGCCCGACCTCCTCGTCGAGGGCGGGTTCGTGGCCGTCTACAGCCCGTTCGTCGAGACCGCCCGCGAGACCAGCGAGGCCGCCCGCGGGGCCGGACTCTCGAGTGTCGTCACCCGCGAGACCATCCAGCGAGAGATGACCTTCGACGACCGTGGGTCGCGGCCGTCGACTGCTCCCGTCGGCCACACCGGGTACCTGCTCGTGGCTCGACTCGAATAG
- a CDS encoding M20/M25/M40 family metallo-hydrolase — translation MTGDSGGFDPLSFLEAAVAIPSHPDAGVAEMRAFLVETLEDHGVEATVDEAGNVLATRDGKTDGEDASAERGTHYVLNTHIDTVSPHVSLEIGDGEIRGRGSCDAKGQVAALLAAFLEAETTNRVTLAITPDEELLSTGAHALVSHPDSPVQDADAVIVGEPTGLDVCTAAKGRFEGTIELSGANAHAAEPQSGVNAVAALEQVLGALETFDDREDAPPAHPDLGPAALTPTVVQGGEATNQVPDRVRLTIDRRSVPPETAEEFERALVAHLEAAVPAEVGVDFAFTERPTPFLEAWATDTEAPIVDALAARGSGEVRPFTAATEASYFAAHAPTVVFGPGVLADEDGAVAHSPREYVETAAVRMGAEAVKRVLELS, via the coding sequence GTGACGGGGGATTCGGGGGGATTCGACCCGCTCTCGTTCCTCGAAGCCGCGGTCGCGATTCCTTCTCACCCCGACGCCGGGGTCGCGGAGATGCGAGCCTTCCTGGTCGAGACCCTCGAAGATCACGGCGTCGAGGCGACGGTCGACGAGGCGGGGAACGTGCTGGCAACGCGAGATGGAAAGACCGACGGCGAGGATGCAAGCGCTGAGCGAGGAACGCACTACGTCCTCAACACCCACATCGACACCGTCTCGCCGCACGTCTCGCTCGAGATCGGGGACGGCGAAATCCGCGGCCGTGGATCCTGCGACGCGAAGGGACAGGTCGCCGCGTTACTCGCCGCGTTTCTCGAGGCCGAGACGACGAATCGAGTGACGCTCGCGATCACTCCCGACGAGGAACTCCTCTCGACTGGCGCCCACGCCCTCGTCTCCCATCCAGACTCGCCGGTCCAGGACGCCGATGCCGTCATCGTCGGCGAGCCGACGGGCCTCGACGTCTGCACCGCCGCGAAGGGGCGCTTCGAGGGGACGATCGAACTCTCGGGGGCGAACGCCCACGCCGCCGAACCGCAATCGGGCGTCAACGCGGTGGCCGCCCTCGAGCAGGTTCTGGGGGCCCTCGAGACGTTCGACGACCGCGAGGACGCGCCGCCCGCCCACCCCGATCTCGGGCCCGCAGCGCTCACGCCGACGGTCGTCCAGGGCGGCGAGGCTACCAACCAGGTTCCCGACCGGGTTCGGCTCACGATCGATCGGCGGAGCGTTCCGCCCGAAACCGCCGAGGAGTTCGAGCGAGCCCTGGTGGCCCACCTCGAGGCAGCCGTGCCCGCCGAAGTGGGCGTCGACTTCGCCTTCACCGAGCGGCCGACGCCGTTCCTGGAGGCCTGGGCGACCGATACCGAGGCGCCGATCGTCGACGCTCTCGCGGCGAGGGGGAGCGGCGAGGTGCGCCCGTTCACGGCCGCGACCGAGGCCTCCTACTTCGCCGCCCACGCACCAACGGTCGTCTTCGGGCCGGGGGTGCTCGCGGACGAGGACGGCGCCGTCGCTCACTCCCCGCGGGAGTACGTCGAGACGGCCGCCGTTCGGATGGGAGCGGAGGCGGTGAAGCGAGTGCTCGAGTTGTCGTGA
- the argC gene encoding N-acetyl-gamma-glutamyl-phosphate reductase has protein sequence MATGAQAADDATATDAETVTASVVGGTGFTGGELLRLLAGHPVFEIRQATSRSAAGKSVGSKHPPLRGSDLRFSDPEDLESVDVLFTATPHGVSMGQIDEFLDVADTVVDLSADFRLGSEKQYDEWYDGHSAPEYLERAEYALPEINRENLAGADLIAGGGCNATATILGLYPLFEHGILEGGEQIVVDVKVGSSEGGAGGGEASSHPERSGVVRPYAPTGHRHEAEIEQFLGTSVAFTCHAVDMVRGASATSHVFPSGPVSKGDLWKAYRETYEDEPFVRMAAGGSGVYRYPEPKAVAGTNIAEVGFELDPSNKRIVVFSAIDNMMKGSAGQAVHAANIALGLEETAGLEFTGLHPVGAP, from the coding sequence ATGGCAACAGGCGCACAAGCCGCGGACGACGCGACCGCGACCGACGCCGAGACCGTCACCGCCTCCGTCGTCGGCGGCACCGGCTTCACGGGCGGTGAACTCCTCCGTCTGCTCGCCGGCCACCCCGTCTTCGAGATTCGGCAGGCCACGAGCCGCTCTGCGGCGGGAAAGAGCGTCGGCTCGAAGCACCCGCCCCTGCGCGGGAGTGATCTGCGCTTCAGCGACCCCGAGGACCTCGAGTCCGTCGATGTGCTCTTTACGGCGACGCCACACGGTGTCTCGATGGGCCAGATCGACGAGTTCCTCGACGTTGCAGACACCGTGGTCGACCTCTCGGCGGACTTCCGCCTCGGTAGTGAAAAACAGTACGACGAGTGGTACGACGGGCACAGCGCGCCCGAGTACCTCGAGCGCGCGGAGTACGCCCTCCCCGAAATCAACCGCGAGAACCTCGCGGGCGCGGACCTGATCGCCGGCGGCGGTTGTAACGCCACCGCCACGATCCTGGGACTGTACCCCCTGTTCGAGCACGGCATCCTCGAGGGGGGAGAACAGATCGTCGTCGACGTGAAAGTCGGCTCCTCGGAGGGCGGCGCCGGGGGCGGCGAGGCCTCGAGCCACCCCGAACGTTCGGGCGTCGTCCGCCCCTACGCCCCGACGGGCCACCGTCACGAGGCCGAGATCGAGCAGTTCCTCGGCACATCGGTGGCGTTCACCTGCCACGCGGTGGACATGGTTCGGGGCGCGAGCGCGACGAGTCACGTCTTCCCCTCGGGGCCGGTCTCGAAGGGCGACCTTTGGAAAGCCTACCGCGAAACGTACGAGGACGAACCGTTCGTCCGCATGGCAGCCGGCGGCTCCGGCGTCTATCGCTACCCCGAACCCAAAGCGGTCGCGGGAACGAACATCGCCGAAGTCGGCTTCGAACTCGACCCCTCGAACAAACGGATCGTGGTCTTCTCGGCTATCGACAACATGATGAAGGGGTCGGCCGGCCAGGCCGTCCACGCCGCGAATATCGCGCTGGGGCTCGAGGAAACCGCGGGACTCGAGTTTACGGGATTGCATCCCGTGGGGGCGCCCTGA
- a CDS encoding PUA domain-containing protein, which translates to MSGHAVDESGRNEGADLRTIADYQFGASAGAALFPPGEDRRIERTTSGRPQQIHADRGRIVSFGTDGRFTLGLEGGHRLHDALEPPAYRVVVDDESEPFVRDGKNVFSKFVLQAGPEIRPGDEVLVVHERGDLLAVGRAELDGESILDFESGMAVNVRSGASRADD; encoded by the coding sequence ATGAGCGGGCACGCAGTCGACGAGAGCGGGAGAAACGAGGGCGCAGACCTGCGGACCATCGCAGACTACCAGTTCGGGGCCAGCGCCGGCGCGGCGCTGTTCCCACCCGGCGAGGACCGCCGTATCGAGCGAACGACGTCCGGTCGCCCCCAGCAGATTCACGCTGACCGCGGGCGGATCGTCTCCTTCGGTACCGACGGCCGCTTCACCCTCGGACTCGAGGGTGGACACCGCCTCCACGACGCGCTCGAGCCACCCGCCTACCGCGTCGTCGTCGACGACGAGAGCGAACCATTCGTCCGCGACGGCAAGAACGTCTTCTCGAAGTTCGTCCTCCAGGCGGGCCCCGAGATCCGGCCGGGCGACGAGGTGCTCGTCGTTCACGAGCGGGGCGACCTGCTCGCGGTCGGGCGGGCGGAACTCGACGGCGAGTCGATTCTCGACTTCGAATCTGGGATGGCGGTGAACGTTCGGAGCGGAGCGAGTCGGGCGGACGACTAG
- a CDS encoding acetylglutamate/acetylaminoadipate kinase, producing the protein MTTNPYTEGETVVVKIGGARAVDPAGALADVAHLVANGEDVIVVHGGSTAVDETLEELGEEPTYVETPGGVVGRFTDERTMDVFKMVMPGKLNTDLVEALQNEGVDAVGLSGVDGQLLSGKRKSAVRVQEGGKKKIKRGDHSGTIEDVNSDLLETLLAGGYVPVVGGPVLGAEKDGGYTAVNADADRTAAAVAGALEADLVLLTDVSGIYADPEDEATKIDEATDEESFAAVQDAAEGFMTKKVMAAKEALETGASSVVVADANANDPVSNALAGHGTTITPGALGLGLDGGDADDGETDDTDADEKAALEVTNQ; encoded by the coding sequence ATGACGACGAATCCGTACACTGAGGGCGAGACGGTAGTCGTGAAAATCGGCGGCGCTCGCGCCGTCGACCCTGCAGGAGCGCTGGCCGACGTGGCCCATCTCGTCGCCAACGGTGAAGATGTGATCGTCGTTCACGGCGGCTCCACCGCCGTCGACGAGACCCTCGAGGAACTGGGCGAGGAACCCACCTACGTCGAGACCCCCGGCGGCGTCGTCGGACGCTTTACCGACGAGCGCACCATGGACGTGTTCAAGATGGTCATGCCCGGGAAGTTGAATACGGACCTCGTCGAGGCCCTGCAGAACGAGGGCGTCGACGCCGTCGGTCTCTCGGGCGTCGACGGCCAGCTCCTCTCGGGGAAACGGAAGTCGGCTGTCCGCGTCCAGGAGGGCGGCAAGAAGAAGATCAAGCGTGGCGACCACTCCGGAACCATCGAGGACGTCAATTCGGATCTCCTCGAGACCCTGCTCGCGGGCGGGTACGTGCCCGTCGTGGGCGGACCCGTCCTCGGTGCCGAGAAGGACGGCGGCTACACCGCGGTCAACGCCGACGCCGACCGCACGGCCGCGGCCGTCGCGGGGGCGCTCGAGGCCGACCTCGTGCTCCTGACGGACGTCTCGGGGATCTACGCCGATCCCGAGGACGAGGCGACGAAGATCGACGAAGCGACGGACGAAGAGTCGTTCGCGGCCGTCCAGGACGCCGCCGAGGGCTTCATGACGAAGAAGGTCATGGCCGCGAAAGAGGCCCTCGAGACCGGCGCGAGTTCGGTCGTGGTCGCGGATGCGAACGCGAACGATCCCGTTTCGAACGCCCTCGCGGGTCACGGAACGACGATCACCCCTGGCGCGCTGGGTCTGGGGCTCGACGGCGGCGACGCGGACGATGGCGAAACGGACGATACCGACGCGGACGAGAAGGCGGCGCTCGAGGTGACCAACCAATGA
- a CDS encoding [LysW]-lysine hydrolase gives MTQATTAMDANDVDETDETAATPADEADEADGSETSAEFDSSAAAVSRKAAHELLIDLVSTPSPSGEEDAAAEVLVDFFEAHDREVRIDEVGNVHAPADDAVLLTSHIDTVPGEIPVRVEPASDEDVDAEVAAAGEDVLWGRGSVDATGPLAAMAVAAVTTGVSFVGVVGEETDSRGARHLVTERDAPEAVVNGEPSGADGITLGYRGFLAGTYVATSESGHTSRPEPNAIQQAIRWWSAVEEAFESDDYEPVFEQVTAKPVSLEGGTTEDGLSVEATLEAQLRIPPSLDAEAVREVAEATLEVGTVSWREPIPPVMESPRTEIARAFRVAIRQEGGEPRLLRKTGTSDMNLYAGAWDCPMVTYGPGDSNLDHTPDERLSLADYECSIAVLERVGNTLRGEDA, from the coding sequence ATGACGCAGGCCACGACAGCAATGGACGCGAACGACGTGGACGAGACTGACGAAACGGCGGCTACTCCTGCCGACGAGGCAGACGAGGCCGACGGAAGCGAGACGAGCGCCGAATTCGACTCGAGCGCGGCGGCTGTCTCGCGGAAGGCGGCACACGAACTGCTGATCGACCTCGTCTCGACTCCCTCACCCTCGGGCGAGGAGGACGCGGCAGCCGAAGTGCTCGTCGATTTCTTCGAAGCCCACGACCGCGAGGTCCGGATCGACGAGGTCGGCAACGTGCACGCACCGGCCGACGACGCGGTCCTCCTGACCTCCCACATCGATACCGTCCCGGGAGAGATTCCGGTTCGGGTCGAGCCGGCGAGCGACGAGGACGTGGACGCCGAGGTCGCGGCCGCGGGCGAGGACGTCCTCTGGGGCCGCGGCAGCGTCGACGCCACCGGCCCGCTGGCCGCAATGGCCGTCGCCGCCGTCACCACCGGCGTCTCCTTCGTCGGCGTCGTCGGCGAGGAGACGGACTCGCGGGGCGCACGACATCTCGTCACCGAGCGAGACGCACCCGAAGCCGTGGTCAACGGCGAACCCTCCGGCGCCGACGGCATCACACTGGGCTATCGCGGCTTCCTGGCCGGCACTTACGTCGCCACCAGCGAGTCCGGCCACACCTCCCGGCCCGAACCGAACGCCATCCAGCAGGCGATTCGCTGGTGGTCGGCCGTCGAGGAGGCTTTCGAGTCTGACGATTACGAACCCGTCTTCGAGCAAGTGACCGCCAAACCCGTCTCGCTTGAGGGCGGCACCACCGAGGACGGCCTCTCCGTCGAGGCGACCCTCGAGGCACAACTCCGCATCCCGCCGAGTCTCGACGCCGAGGCGGTCAGGGAGGTCGCGGAGGCCACGCTCGAGGTCGGCACCGTCTCCTGGAGGGAGCCGATCCCACCGGTGATGGAGAGTCCACGCACGGAAATCGCGCGGGCGTTCCGCGTCGCGATTCGGCAGGAAGGCGGCGAGCCGCGACTCCTCCGGAAGACCGGAACGAGCGACATGAATCTCTACGCCGGCGCGTGGGACTGCCCGATGGTTACCTACGGCCCCGGCGACTCGAACCTCGATCACACCCCCGACGAACGACTCTCGCTCGCGGACTACGAGTGCTCGATCGCGGTCCTCGAACGCGTCGGGAACACGCTCCGGGGGGAGGACGCGTGA
- a CDS encoding transcription factor S yields MEFCDECGSMMKADDGYWVCGSCDFTKPKGNSDEYVVTEDQEATEVIESSDETSLPKTEARCPECGHDQAYWYLQQTRSADESETRFFVCAECEYKWREDDN; encoded by the coding sequence ATGGAATTCTGCGACGAATGCGGCTCGATGATGAAGGCGGACGATGGCTACTGGGTCTGCGGTAGCTGTGACTTCACGAAACCGAAGGGCAACAGCGACGAGTACGTGGTCACCGAAGATCAGGAGGCCACTGAAGTGATCGAGTCCTCCGACGAGACGTCGCTCCCGAAGACCGAGGCCCGGTGTCCCGAGTGTGGGCACGATCAGGCGTACTGGTACCTCCAGCAGACGCGCTCGGCGGACGAGTCCGAAACCAGGTTCTTCGTCTGCGCAGAGTGTGAGTACAAGTGGCGCGAAGACGATAACTGA
- the lysW gene encoding lysine biosynthesis protein LysW, protein MTECVECGADLTLHDDLEVGEIVDCTTCGAELEVIDTEPPVLERAPELEEDWGE, encoded by the coding sequence ATGACAGAATGCGTCGAGTGTGGGGCGGACCTGACCCTGCACGACGATCTGGAAGTCGGAGAAATCGTCGACTGTACCACCTGCGGAGCCGAACTCGAAGTCATCGACACCGAGCCGCCAGTCCTCGAGCGAGCCCCCGAGCTCGAAGAGGACTGGGGTGAGTGA
- a CDS encoding aspartate aminotransferase family protein, producing MSGFVFSEKPISIASGEGAFLTSEDGIDYLDLGASYACTPTGHCHPQVVEAIQEQAGELLFVQGSYPVKSRTDLHTRLAALAPGDLENVWLCNSGTEANEAALKFARSATGGTKIVAAKRAFHGRTAGTLSATWKPKYRKPFEPLLQDVEFVTYGDAGELSEAVDDDTAAVILEPIQGEGGIHPAPAGYLEAAREVTEATGTALIFDEIQTGLGRTGTTWACQNEALGGPVEPDILTTAKGLASGLPLGATLCADWIAEDAGPHGSTFSGNPLVSAAANATIDVLVDEDVSTNAAEVGDYLKDELKASDVPLRDVRGEGLMLGLEVKRGANRVLRDLALEHQILALPAGRSVVRLLPPLVLEREHADQVVDALSAILTPTAEQ from the coding sequence ATGAGCGGGTTCGTTTTCTCCGAGAAGCCCATCTCGATCGCCTCGGGTGAGGGCGCGTTCCTCACGAGCGAGGACGGAATCGACTACCTCGACCTCGGTGCGAGCTACGCCTGCACGCCGACGGGACACTGCCACCCGCAGGTGGTCGAGGCGATCCAGGAGCAGGCGGGCGAGTTGCTGTTCGTCCAGGGTTCGTACCCCGTCAAGTCCCGGACCGATCTCCACACCAGACTGGCCGCGCTCGCCCCCGGCGACCTCGAAAACGTCTGGCTCTGCAATTCGGGCACCGAAGCCAACGAGGCGGCACTGAAGTTCGCACGGAGCGCGACCGGCGGGACGAAGATCGTCGCCGCCAAGCGCGCCTTCCACGGTCGGACGGCGGGGACGCTCTCCGCGACGTGGAAACCGAAGTACAGGAAGCCCTTCGAGCCGCTGCTCCAGGACGTCGAGTTCGTCACCTACGGGGACGCAGGCGAGTTATCGGAGGCCGTCGACGACGACACCGCCGCGGTGATCCTCGAGCCCATCCAGGGCGAGGGTGGCATCCACCCCGCGCCGGCGGGCTACCTCGAGGCGGCCCGCGAGGTCACCGAGGCGACGGGGACGGCGCTGATCTTCGACGAGATTCAGACGGGACTCGGCCGGACGGGGACGACGTGGGCCTGTCAGAACGAGGCCCTCGGGGGACCCGTCGAACCCGACATCCTCACGACCGCGAAGGGGCTCGCCAGCGGGCTCCCGCTCGGGGCGACCCTGTGTGCCGACTGGATCGCCGAGGATGCCGGTCCACACGGCTCGACGTTTTCGGGGAATCCGCTCGTCTCTGCCGCCGCGAACGCCACCATCGACGTCCTCGTCGACGAGGATGTGTCGACCAACGCCGCGGAGGTTGGCGACTACCTGAAAGACGAACTCAAGGCGTCCGACGTGCCCCTCCGGGACGTCCGCGGCGAGGGCCTGATGCTCGGCCTCGAAGTCAAGCGCGGTGCCAACCGTGTGCTTCGCGACCTCGCACTCGAGCACCAGATACTCGCCTTGCCAGCGGGCCGAAGCGTCGTTCGGTTGCTCCCGCCGCTGGTCCTCGAGCGCGAACACGCAGACCAGGTCGTCGACGCACTGTCGGCAATCCTCACACCCACGGCAGAGCAATGA
- a CDS encoding nascent polypeptide-associated complex protein, whose translation MFGGGGGLNPRKMEQMMKQMGIDVDELDAEEVIIRTADHDLVFTDADVTKMDARGQETYQVIGTPEERERGSAGDAGGADADETDADADSESAIPDSDIEIVAARTGVSDDEAREALEAENGDLAAAVERLE comes from the coding sequence ATGTTTGGAGGCGGCGGCGGACTCAATCCACGGAAGATGGAACAGATGATGAAACAGATGGGAATCGACGTCGACGAACTCGACGCCGAGGAGGTCATCATCCGGACGGCCGACCACGACCTCGTCTTCACCGACGCGGACGTCACGAAGATGGACGCCCGTGGTCAGGAGACCTATCAGGTCATCGGGACGCCCGAGGAGCGCGAGCGCGGGAGCGCCGGCGACGCTGGCGGCGCCGACGCGGACGAAACTGACGCGGACGCCGACAGCGAGTCGGCCATCCCCGACTCGGACATCGAAATCGTCGCCGCCCGCACCGGCGTCAGCGACGACGAGGCCCGCGAGGCCCTCGAGGCCGAGAACGGCGACCTCGCGGCCGCAGTCGAACGCCTCGAGTGA
- the lysX gene encoding lysine biosynthesis protein LysX yields the protein MTLHVGILYSRIRKDEKLLLNELRERGHEVEKIDVRTETFDVAEAGETFADLDLVVDRCLATSRSLYATRFCEAYGVPVVNSNETAEICADKVKNSLALESAGIPTPATKVAFTKESALEAIESFGYPCVLKPVVGSWGRLMAKIDSKSAAEAILEHKATLGHYEHKVFYVQEFVEKPGRDVRVLAVDGEPVAAMARSSDHWLTNAAKGATTDPFELDDEALELVEKASNAVGGGLLGIDLMEADDGYTVHEVNHTVEFKALNDAVDVDVPGTVVDWLEAKAEAEATTDEDGANDAELEVTL from the coding sequence GTGACCTTGCACGTAGGAATCCTCTACTCCCGGATCCGCAAGGACGAGAAGCTCCTCCTCAACGAGCTTCGCGAGCGCGGCCATGAGGTCGAAAAGATCGACGTGCGCACGGAGACCTTCGACGTCGCCGAGGCCGGCGAGACGTTCGCTGACCTCGACCTCGTCGTCGACCGCTGTCTCGCCACCAGCAGGAGCCTCTACGCCACGCGCTTCTGTGAGGCCTACGGCGTTCCCGTGGTCAACAGCAACGAGACGGCCGAAATCTGCGCCGACAAAGTGAAGAACAGCCTTGCGCTCGAGTCCGCGGGTATCCCCACGCCTGCGACGAAAGTAGCGTTCACCAAAGAGAGCGCTCTCGAGGCCATCGAATCCTTCGGCTACCCCTGCGTCCTCAAGCCCGTCGTGGGCTCGTGGGGGCGCCTGATGGCCAAGATCGATTCGAAGAGTGCCGCGGAGGCGATTCTCGAGCACAAGGCGACCCTGGGTCACTACGAGCACAAGGTGTTCTACGTCCAGGAGTTCGTCGAGAAACCGGGCCGGGACGTGCGCGTCCTGGCCGTCGACGGCGAACCCGTGGCGGCGATGGCTCGTTCCTCGGACCACTGGCTCACCAACGCGGCGAAGGGCGCCACGACCGACCCCTTCGAGCTCGACGACGAGGCGCTCGAGCTGGTCGAGAAGGCCAGCAACGCCGTCGGCGGGGGTCTATTGGGTATCGACCTCATGGAAGCCGATGACGGATACACCGTCCACGAGGTCAACCACACCGTCGAGTTCAAGGCGCTCAACGATGCCGTCGACGTGGACGTCCCCGGGACCGTGGTCGACTGGCTCGAGGCGAAAGCCGAGGCCGAGGCCACGACCGACGAGGACGGGGCGAACGACGCCGAACTCGAGGTGACGCTGTGA